The sequence below is a genomic window from Silene latifolia isolate original U9 population chromosome 7, ASM4854445v1, whole genome shotgun sequence.
AAAGACATGAGATGGATAATTAAAGgaaaataagagaaaaataaATGAGGGTGAAGAATATTGGAGGATTAAAGAAATAATTAGATTGAGGGATGAGTGGATTATATAGGGGAAATAATGGAGGAAGTTATGGAGGGAAACATTGAAAAAAAATTGGGGGGAAAGTTtagaggaaaaaaaagaaaaaaaaaagtcatgTTGACAATTCCATGTTGCCATGTTGGTACTTAACGCCAATTGACGGTTTAAGCTAGTTAAGTCACAGATGGAATAACAAATTGAACTTAGGGGTACAAATAGTATTATGTCATACGCATGGGTACAGTTGAGAAAAGTGAAAATCCAAGAGGCACAGATGGGAAAAACCCTAAAAAGTTTATCATTACCTTCAATGCAagttaaaattaattaaaaagatgaattattattagtattgtaTCTCTAACTTGTGTTACACAATCCTGGTTTACATCAAACCAATCTTCACTGATATTTTGTGCAAACCAAATAATACAAAGAAAGTAAAAGGCAAGAAAAGAAGGAGAGTGGGGGCATGAAAATTGATGGACATGTTTAGAGTAAAAAAAGAAacagaaaaaaacaaaaacaaggaAGATAAAATATAAAAAAGGTAACCAAAATAGCAGACAAACTAAGTCCCCTCCTTCATCATTCAAATATAAATATGGGCCAAAAAAACTCAATAAACTCATTTTTCGGCAGGTTATTATAAAGTGTCACCTCCGTGCATTAAAAAGTGTCAAGTGTTATCACCTGGCTTCCTCCGGTTCTTTAGATGAGTTTTGATTTTCCACTTTAGTGGGCACAATATGAAGCGGGTAATCTGGGCCAAAAAAACTCAATAAACTCATTTTCCGGCAGGTTATTATCAGGCTCAATCCCGACTGAAACTACAATATCATAACACCAACAACGGGCTACATTTCCAATTGTGTATTCTCCTCCATCCAAAACAATTAACGGAAAATTATATGACCTAAGAAATTGCAAGCAATCAGCATGACCTTTAACAGACATGTTGAAATCACCAAGCTTGTCAGCAGAGAGTGAATCAGCCCCACATTGAAGAACAACTGAATTTGACTGGTAATCTTCCATGACTTTCCTAATAATGGGCCTGAAAAGTTCACGGTAGCTGACGTCATCCATGCCCTTTTTAATGGGACGTTGAGGGAATAATTCTTGCCACCATCCACTCCAACTTCTTCGATGTCACCAGTTTCTGAAAATAAATATTCGTCAAAGCCAAATTGATGGAAGGAAACAATCATTACTATGTCAGTTGTGTAGAAGTCTCTTCAACACCATCTCTATGGTGAACATCAATATCAATGTATAACAAGCGCTGCACAAACTAACCAAAACAATCAATAGTTGAAGTAAGCATTAATTCTACAATACCAACTTTCAAGGTTATTTCATGTACATATTCTTACATCGCTCATGCCATTCTATTTCGCATGGAAGCTTCCTATTGTATAATTCAATTCAACATCATTCATTTCATACGACTAGCCCAATCCACTATTTTACCCACTAATTCAACTTATCACATGTTTATTAATCCACTAAGAGGACGTTTGTTTCGTGCACGGGTATGGggttggaatcaggaatcatacccggATGGAAAGTTAGGGGAAAAGTTTagaggagaaaaaagaaaaaaaaagtcatGTTGACAATTTCATGCTGCCATGTTGGTACTTAACGCCAATTGACGGTTTAGGCTAGTTAAGTCACAGATGGAATAACAAATTGAACTTAGGGGTACAAATAGTATTATGTTATACACATGGGTACATTTGGGAAAAGTGAAAATCCAAGGGGCACAGATAGAAAAAACCCTTAAATCTATTTAATTTTCCTTTGGTTTTTTTGTCAAAAGCTACCCAAGTTTTGTCTCACTTGCAAATACACTACCTATCATTTTATTTTTTGCAAGACACTAcctttaatttttaaaattttgtttAAAACTACCAAAATCTATTTTccggccaattttttttttttgaggaaaaaaCCCGAAGGCCTTTTATAtagacgataaatcaaacaaaacaGCAGAGTTCGCGATCGGTGGTAAAACGTTAGACCACTCAAATCGACCCAAAGACCTAGGAACAATATGAGCTAAAGCATGCGCGACAGTATTGTTTACACGACTCGTAAAAGACGACAAAACAGAATTAAAAGAAGACGAAAGTAAAATAATGTCTTGGATGACAAGCGAAAAAATACTCCTTCCCGGATTTTGTTTCCTAATAGCTTCAATCACTTGAAGGCAATCACTTTCCATGACAATGTTGGGGCAACCCATTCGCAGCGCTTCCTTCATTCCTTCAAACACCGCCACCGCCTCCGCTACATGAGCCTCCCAAACCCGTTCGTCCACAAGTGACAACCCCCATACGACATGTCCACCCGTGTCCCGACACACCACCCCGCAACTCCCCCCTTCTCCTTCCTTCACTCCCGCATCTACATTAATCTTGACAAACCCACTTGGCGCCGGTCTCCATCCACCCTCATCTCCATCCTTCCTCCGCGGCATAGATGTCTTATTCCTGTCAATCACGTACCCATCCCCATCACTCTCCTCTAGTATATCCTTGGTTCGTCTTATGATGCACCAAGGGTCAACCTCCCTCCTCTCGAACACCACTTTGTTTCGATGTTCCCACAAAGCTCAACACCCGACCATAAGAACATTATGCTCCCGAACTCCAAGAGCCTTCCACCGATCCTCCACCTAGTCCCTAACTCCATTCCCGGCCCTATCCTCCCCAATATCGACATCCAACCCTTCCCATACCTGCTTAGCTACATGGCAATCTTTAAAAAGATGAATACTAGTTCCAAAAAACGAATTGCAAAAGGAACAAAAAGAATTATCACCTCTTACTCGTGATGCAATATTCACTCTTGTCGCTAGAGCCTCACTGCACAGCTGCCAAAAGAATAGCTTGACTCGGGGCCACACCGGAGTATTCCAAAGCCGATTCCAGAGCCATCGTTCCCTTTCCCTATCCGACGCCCCTCCCACATCAATACACTCCTCTCCTGCGAGCAAATGATAGGCCGATTTCACAGTATAACACCCATCCTTCTCCGGTTTCCAATACCAAATATCATTTGGCCTATTCGGGTTAATTCTTACGTTCAACACCTGGTTAAATTCGAAAGGTAACAGCAACTCCGTGAGCTTTCCCTCGTTCCAGCCACCATTCGCGTCTAACAGCTCGCCAACCAACATTTCCTCGTTACCCGGAGAGCATGGCGACAGAATTCTCCCAGAAGGTGTGTGCGGCAGCCAAGCGTCCTGCCACACCTTAGTTGACAACCCGTCCCCAATTATTTTCCTAAGCCCCTTGCCCAAACCAGCCTTGGCCTCGACAATTCCTCACCACATGTAGCTCGGGTTCGAGCCCATACCCGCCGTGAGAAAGCACCCATGAGGGTAATAACGAGCTCGCATTACTTTCTCCCATAAACTTCCTCTCACCATAGTGAGACGCCAAGCTTGTTTCCCGAGTAAAGCTAAATTAAATAACCTGAAATCCCGAAACCCCATGTCCCCCATGCCTTTTGGTCGACACAGCTTCTTCCACGCCACCCAACTAATACCATTCTTCCCTTCATCATGGTTCCACCAGAAGCGAGACATCATAGTTCTAAGCTCGTCACAGAAATTAGCAGGAATTTTAAAAAtactcatcacataggtagggagtgaattggcaaCTGCCTTTAAAAGAACCTCCTTACCAGCCCTCGACAAAATTTTCCCACGCCATCCTTGAAGACGTTTGCTTAATTTATCTCGCAAAATATCCGTTAAGACTTTCTTTGATCGATCAATCACCGTAGGGAGCCCAAGGTATCGATGCTGTTCCTCCACCACCGTCACTCCTAGTCTGCTCGCAATCATACTTTGTCTCTTGGCCGTTACCCCGCGACTAAATGAGACCGTAATCTTATCCAAATTAACGAGCTGCCCAGACGGCCTCTCATATTTTCGTAAAATATCAGTAACTACATCGGCCTCTTCACAGCTTGCCTTAGTGAAAAAGAGACTATCGTCTGCAAATAAAAGATGAGAGACCGCAGGGGCTCCACTCGCAATTCGGACTCCATGGAGAGGCCCTACTTCCGCAGCTCGCCTCATTTGGTGAGATAAGACTTCCGCACACAAAATAAAGAGATACGGGGAAATTGGGTCGCCTTGTCAAAGTCCTCGGGCCGGTTGAAATTCCTCCGAAggattaccataaatcataaccGCAAACGAGATAGTCGTCACACACTCCATGACCCTTGCTGCCCACGCCCTATCGAACCCTAGCGAAGCCAAAACACGCCTCAAAAACACTCATTCCACGCGGTCATATGCCTTAGCCATGTCAAGCTTCAAAGCCATAAAGCCCTCGGCGCTCCTCGACTGCTTCATATGATGAAAAATTTCGAAAGCTATCATGACATTATCAGAAATTGCTCGCCCTGGAGTAAATGCACTTTGATTAACGGAAACTATCTCATTCAGAAATTGCTTCAGCCGATTTGCTAAAACCT
It includes:
- the LOC141590540 gene encoding histone deacetylase 6-like, with protein sequence MDDVSYRELFRPIIRKVMEDYQSNSVVLQCGADSLSADKLGDFNMSVKGHADCLQFLRSYNFPLIVLDGGEYTIGNVARCWCYDIVVSVGIEPDNNLPENEFIEFFWPRLPASYCAH